In Pedobacter sp. W3I1, one DNA window encodes the following:
- a CDS encoding ComF family protein: protein MICLKCLYDLPFTDYHQYADNRVAKQLWGRLPLHAAMAMLYFRKGAKVQNLIHNLKYNGKTDVGVLLGNMLGERLKTGILYQDINIVIPVPLHRKKYKIRGYNQSTFIAEGIAVQMGIDVSEDHLIRKTSTESQTKKSRYNRYENMKDVFHVNAPEDIIGKHILLVDDVITTGATLEACANTLLAIGAAKVSIAALAFAE, encoded by the coding sequence TTGATTTGTTTAAAATGCTTATACGATCTTCCTTTTACAGACTATCACCAATATGCAGATAATAGGGTAGCAAAGCAATTATGGGGTCGCTTACCACTTCATGCTGCAATGGCCATGTTGTATTTTAGAAAAGGAGCGAAGGTTCAAAACTTAATCCACAACTTAAAATATAACGGCAAAACCGATGTTGGGGTACTGTTAGGCAATATGTTGGGAGAACGGCTAAAAACCGGAATTCTTTACCAAGATATCAATATCGTTATCCCGGTTCCTTTACATCGCAAAAAATATAAGATCAGGGGATATAACCAAAGTACCTTTATTGCAGAAGGAATTGCAGTGCAAATGGGAATTGATGTTAGCGAAGATCACCTCATCCGGAAAACTTCTACAGAGAGCCAAACTAAAAAAAGCAGGTATAACCGTTACGAAAATATGAAAGATGTTTTTCACGTAAATGCTCCTGAAGATATAATCGGCAAACATATTTTACTGGTTGACGATGTAATTACCACCGGCGCAACGCTTGAAGCCTGTGCCAATACACTCTTAGCTATTGGGGCGGCAAAAGTGAGCATTGCAGCGCTCGCCTTTGCAGAATAA
- the glyA gene encoding serine hydroxymethyltransferase: MTRDNQIFELIDKELNRQEHGLELIASENFVSKQVMEAAGSVLTNKYAEGLPGKRYYGGCQVVDVIEQIAIDRAKELFGAAWVNVQPHSGAQANAAVMLAVLQPGDKILGFDLSHGGHLTHGSPVNFSGKLYQPLFYGVERETGLIDYKKLEEVALTEKPKLIICGASAYSREWDYAFIRAVADKIGALVLADISHPAGLIAKGLLANPLPHCHIVTTTTHKTLRGPRGGMIMMGQDFENPWGLKTPKGETRLMSNLLDMAVFPGTQGGPLEHIIAAKAIAFGEALSEEYGTYIKQVAANAQAMAKAFVAKGYGIISGGTDNHLMLIDLRNKNITGKVAENALEKAEITVNKNMVPFDDKSPFVTSGIRVGTAAITTRGLKETEMEKIVELIDRVLTNPEDEANLNSVKAEVIKLVSAFPLYK; encoded by the coding sequence ATGACACGCGACAACCAAATTTTTGAACTTATTGATAAGGAGTTAAACCGACAAGAGCATGGTTTAGAGCTTATTGCATCAGAAAACTTTGTAAGCAAGCAGGTAATGGAAGCTGCCGGATCGGTACTGACCAATAAATATGCTGAAGGCTTACCGGGAAAACGTTACTATGGCGGTTGCCAGGTAGTGGATGTAATAGAGCAAATTGCTATCGATAGGGCAAAAGAATTGTTTGGTGCAGCGTGGGTAAACGTTCAGCCACACTCTGGTGCACAAGCTAACGCAGCGGTAATGCTTGCTGTTTTGCAACCAGGCGATAAGATATTAGGATTCGATCTTTCTCATGGAGGTCACCTAACTCATGGTTCGCCTGTAAATTTTTCAGGTAAATTATACCAGCCTTTATTTTATGGTGTTGAAAGAGAAACTGGCCTGATCGATTATAAAAAATTAGAAGAAGTTGCCTTAACTGAAAAACCTAAATTAATTATCTGTGGTGCATCTGCTTATTCGCGCGAGTGGGATTATGCATTTATCCGTGCGGTAGCTGATAAAATTGGTGCTTTGGTTTTAGCTGATATTTCTCACCCGGCAGGTTTAATTGCAAAAGGATTGTTGGCCAACCCACTTCCACATTGCCATATTGTAACTACGACTACCCACAAAACTTTACGTGGCCCACGTGGGGGTATGATTATGATGGGACAGGATTTTGAGAACCCATGGGGATTAAAAACACCAAAAGGCGAAACCCGATTGATGAGCAATTTACTTGATATGGCAGTTTTCCCAGGTACGCAAGGTGGCCCCTTAGAGCATATTATTGCGGCTAAAGCAATTGCTTTTGGCGAAGCTTTAAGTGAGGAGTATGGAACTTATATTAAACAAGTTGCGGCTAACGCACAGGCCATGGCTAAAGCATTTGTGGCTAAAGGGTATGGTATTATTTCTGGCGGTACGGATAATCACTTGATGCTGATTGACCTTCGAAATAAAAATATCACTGGTAAAGTAGCTGAAAATGCTTTAGAGAAAGCCGAAATTACAGTGAACAAAAATATGGTTCCCTTCGATGATAAATCGCCATTTGTAACTTCAGGTATCCGTGTAGGTACTGCTGCAATTACGACACGTGGTTTAAAAGAGACTGAAATGGAAAAGATTGTAGAGTTAATTGATCGGGTTTTAACGAATCCTGAAGATGAAGCTAACTTAAATAGTGTAAAAGCTGAAGTGATTAAGTTGGTAAGTGCTTTCCCACTTTATAAATAA
- a CDS encoding DinB family protein, protein MSIADLLLMDLHTAEKTKQKNMDIIKLLLKELEAEFNTTKKFLAIVPADKFDWAPHEKSMKMKSLTVHIADLPSWVSLALTTDGLDFETAPYVEKPVENAGDLVKILEENYAKGKAELEKATEESLNGRWVLSMGKQVLADYSKYETIRHSLSQTTHHRAQLGVYLRLLDIPIPGSYGPSADDQNF, encoded by the coding sequence ATGAGTATAGCCGATTTATTACTAATGGATTTACACACCGCAGAAAAAACAAAACAGAAAAATATGGACATTATTAAATTATTATTGAAAGAGTTGGAAGCCGAATTTAATACCACAAAAAAATTCCTGGCTATTGTACCAGCAGATAAATTTGACTGGGCACCACACGAAAAAAGTATGAAAATGAAATCACTTACGGTTCATATTGCCGATCTGCCGAGCTGGGTTTCTTTAGCTTTAACTACTGATGGGCTGGATTTCGAAACAGCACCTTATGTAGAAAAACCTGTAGAGAATGCTGGTGACCTCGTTAAAATTTTGGAGGAAAATTATGCAAAAGGGAAAGCAGAATTGGAAAAAGCAACAGAAGAAAGTTTAAATGGCCGTTGGGTATTGAGTATGGGCAAACAAGTTTTAGCCGATTATTCTAAATACGAAACCATCCGCCACTCGCTTAGCCAAACCACTCACCACAGGGCACAATTGGGTGTTTATTTAAGATTACTTGATATCCCGATCCCAGGCAGTTATGGACCAAGTGCAGACGATCAAAACTTTTAG
- a CDS encoding ScpA family protein — translation MQAENFEIKLPVFEGPFDLLLFFIERDELNIQDVEISKITNDFLAYIHQLLALNVEVASEFILVAATLMRIKSKMLLPRIEVDETGNEINSEQDLIARLIAYKQFKSAAEEMKVFEEERLKQDHRGNITYDLTLAAASSTHQDELLSLDLYKLLTVYHRTMQKYELRSEEVKHTVVQYPYTIEQQKHFIANLLDINKQIDFALVLKNSENKVHFVYNFLAILEMLQQQIVEISIGSGFNNFNVKALS, via the coding sequence ATGCAGGCAGAGAATTTTGAAATAAAACTTCCGGTATTCGAAGGCCCCTTCGATTTGTTGCTGTTCTTTATCGAACGCGATGAACTTAATATCCAGGATGTGGAGATCTCGAAAATCACCAACGACTTTTTGGCCTATATTCATCAGCTCCTTGCTTTAAATGTAGAAGTGGCCAGCGAATTTATTTTAGTGGCCGCAACTTTGATGCGCATTAAATCGAAAATGCTTTTACCAAGGATTGAGGTTGATGAAACCGGAAATGAAATCAACTCGGAACAAGACCTGATTGCCAGATTGATTGCCTACAAACAATTCAAATCTGCTGCCGAAGAAATGAAAGTTTTTGAAGAGGAACGTTTGAAGCAAGACCATAGGGGTAACATAACATACGATCTCACTTTGGCAGCAGCATCCTCTACGCATCAAGATGAGCTTTTATCGCTTGATCTGTATAAACTTTTAACCGTTTACCACCGGACGATGCAGAAGTATGAGCTGCGCAGTGAAGAGGTTAAACATACTGTGGTTCAATATCCATATACCATTGAACAACAAAAACACTTTATTGCTAATTTGCTCGATATTAATAAACAGATTGATTTTGCTTTAGTGCTTAAAAATTCGGAGAATAAAGTGCATTTCGTTTATAATTTCCTGGCTATTTTAGAAATGTTGCAGCAACAAATCGTAGAGATAAGCATTGGGAGCGGCTTTAACAACTTTAATGTGAAAGCATTATCTTAA
- the rluF gene encoding 23S rRNA pseudouridine(2604) synthase RluF, whose protein sequence is MNNNSATRLNKFISESGLCSRREADRYIEKGTVFINGKRAKVGDQVSAGDKVMVNGHNIEPKEESNFILLAFNKPVGITSTTEGSVRDNIVDYVNHSERIFPIGRLDKDSSGLIFLTNNGDIVNKILRAGNKHEKEYVVTVNKPITEDFIFEMSNGVPILGVNTRKCKVRQISTFVFNIILIQGLNRQIRRMCEHFGYEVTKLERTRIMNINLKGIPTGEFRELTEDEMKSITKSIENSSSEAKAKTKSTKKKANAWEEIPELREEQPKKII, encoded by the coding sequence ATGAACAATAACTCTGCAACCCGTTTAAATAAATTCATTAGTGAAAGTGGATTATGTTCACGTCGTGAAGCAGACCGTTATATCGAAAAGGGTACGGTTTTCATCAACGGAAAAAGAGCTAAAGTAGGCGATCAGGTTTCTGCAGGAGATAAAGTGATGGTTAACGGCCATAATATAGAACCTAAAGAAGAAAGTAATTTTATCCTCCTGGCCTTTAACAAGCCTGTAGGCATTACGAGTACTACTGAAGGCAGCGTACGCGATAATATTGTTGATTACGTAAATCATAGTGAAAGAATATTTCCCATTGGTCGATTGGACAAAGATTCCTCAGGTCTGATCTTCCTGACCAACAACGGCGATATTGTTAACAAAATTTTAAGAGCAGGGAATAAACACGAAAAGGAATACGTAGTAACAGTTAATAAACCCATCACCGAAGATTTTATTTTCGAAATGAGTAATGGTGTTCCTATCCTGGGGGTAAATACACGCAAATGTAAGGTAAGGCAGATCAGCACTTTTGTATTCAATATTATCTTAATTCAGGGTTTAAACAGGCAGATCCGTAGAATGTGCGAACATTTTGGTTATGAAGTAACCAAACTAGAGCGTACACGTATCATGAATATCAACTTAAAAGGCATTCCAACCGGAGAGTTTAGAGAACTTACAGAAGATGAGATGAAAAGCATCACCAAAAGTATTGAAAATTCATCATCAGAGGCTAAAGCAAAAACCAAAAGCACTAAGAAAAAAGCAAATGCCTGGGAAGAAATTCCTGAACTAAGAGAAGAACAACCAAAAAAAATCATTTAA
- a CDS encoding NADPH-dependent FMN reductase, which yields MKKILAISGSTKATSTNALYIIAISRLLGGGFEVTNFPSIADIPHFNPDLDKENPPKVIEEFRITMQKADGIIISTPEYAMGLPGSLKNLLDWTVSSASFSGKPVLALVASTQGEKAYQSIIDILTVIEAKVSPQLISFAKAKINNEAGITDKETLTALKSTIHSFVASMENG from the coding sequence ATGAAAAAAATATTGGCAATCTCAGGAAGCACTAAAGCGACATCAACCAATGCACTTTACATCATCGCTATATCCAGGCTCTTAGGCGGAGGCTTCGAGGTAACAAACTTTCCATCCATTGCAGACATCCCACATTTCAATCCTGATTTAGACAAGGAAAATCCACCAAAGGTTATCGAAGAATTTCGAATAACCATGCAAAAGGCAGATGGTATCATCATCTCTACGCCTGAATATGCAATGGGTTTACCTGGCTCGTTAAAAAACCTGCTCGATTGGACCGTAAGTTCAGCATCATTTTCAGGGAAACCCGTTTTAGCACTGGTTGCCTCAACCCAAGGCGAAAAAGCTTATCAATCCATCATCGATATTTTAACCGTAATTGAAGCGAAGGTATCGCCACAGCTTATTTCATTTGCAAAAGCGAAAATTAATAATGAGGCAGGGATTACGGATAAGGAAACTTTAACTGCGCTTAAAAGCACTATCCATTCATTTGTTGCCAGTATGGAAAATGGATAA
- the rlmN gene encoding 23S rRNA (adenine(2503)-C(2))-methyltransferase RlmN — MVTAKKTDIRALDLPQLQQRLVAMQQPAFRAKQIYQWLWEKSATDFEQMSNLSKDLRKVLDETFAINAVQVNNSQFSNDHTIKNTFRLADGNIVEGVLIPLEDRMTACVSSQVGCSLTCKFCATGYMDRKRNLNADEIYDQVVLIDKQAKQNYNNPLTNIVYMGMGEPLLNYANVMKSIERITAPDGLNMSYKRITVSTAGIAKMIKKLGDDGAKFNLALSLHAADDKKRNEIMPINEANSLKALADALKYYFAKTKNPVTYEYIVFNHFNDEISDAMDLAKFCKHIPCKVNLIEYNPISFADFTNAEGDKIDAFSNYLKSQGINTNIRRSRGKDIDAACGQLAVKEEAANA, encoded by the coding sequence ATGGTAACAGCAAAAAAAACCGATATCCGTGCATTAGATCTGCCTCAGTTGCAACAACGCCTTGTAGCAATGCAGCAGCCTGCATTCAGGGCTAAGCAGATTTACCAGTGGCTTTGGGAAAAATCGGCTACAGATTTCGAGCAGATGAGTAATCTTTCTAAAGATCTTCGCAAGGTATTGGATGAAACTTTTGCCATTAATGCGGTTCAGGTTAACAATTCCCAGTTCAGTAACGACCACACCATTAAAAACACTTTCAGGTTAGCAGACGGGAATATTGTAGAGGGTGTTTTAATCCCTTTAGAAGACCGTATGACGGCATGTGTAAGCTCTCAGGTAGGCTGTAGTTTAACCTGTAAATTCTGTGCAACTGGCTACATGGACCGTAAGCGTAATTTAAACGCTGATGAGATTTATGACCAAGTGGTACTGATTGATAAACAAGCGAAGCAAAATTACAATAACCCACTTACCAATATTGTGTATATGGGCATGGGAGAACCGCTGTTAAATTATGCAAACGTAATGAAGTCGATTGAGCGCATCACTGCTCCCGATGGCTTAAATATGAGCTATAAGCGTATTACGGTTTCTACTGCTGGTATTGCTAAAATGATCAAGAAATTAGGTGATGATGGAGCAAAATTTAATTTAGCACTTTCGCTTCATGCTGCTGATGATAAAAAACGTAATGAAATCATGCCGATTAATGAGGCCAACTCATTAAAAGCATTGGCAGATGCACTTAAATACTATTTTGCTAAAACCAAAAACCCGGTAACTTACGAATACATTGTTTTCAATCACTTTAACGATGAAATTTCTGATGCAATGGATTTAGCTAAATTCTGCAAACACATTCCTTGTAAAGTAAACCTGATTGAATATAATCCCATTTCTTTCGCTGATTTCACCAATGCAGAAGGAGATAAAATTGATGCTTTTTCTAATTATTTAAAAAGTCAGGGAATCAATACCAACATCCGTCGTAGTCGTGGTAAAGATATTGATGCCGCTTGTGGCCAGTTAGCAGTTAAAGAAGAAGCGGCTAACGCTTAA
- the glmS gene encoding glutamine--fructose-6-phosphate transaminase (isomerizing), translating into MCGIVGYIGYREAWPIVLKGLKRLEYRGYDSAGIALMNNSGQHIYKKAGKVAVLEEYAEAKDKSGTIGMGHTRWATHGVPSDRNSHPHTSNNEKLSIIHNGIIENYATLKEELTSRGHEFKSDTDTEVLIHLIEEIQEIEQIDLLEAVRLALQEVNGAYAIVIMDREHPDRLIVARKGSPMVIGVGAGEYFIASDATPIIEYTKNVIYLKDGEIALITKDDLLVKQLDNVVQTPLIQELQLKLEMLEKGGFDHFMLKEIYEQPRSIKDCMRGRIYPEEGKVQLGGIKEFAEKLKNIDRIIIVACGTSWHAGLVGEYLIEEYARIPVEVEYASEFRYRNPIITEKDVVIAISQSGETADTMAAIEMAKERGATIFGICNVAGASIPRLTHAGVYTHAGPEIGVASTKAFTAQVTVLTLMAFYMAQQKGTITTSKLIELLTELDHIPEKIQIALESNDLIKEVAEKIKDSTNCLFLGRGSGFPVALEGALKLKEISYIHAEGYPAAEMKHGPIALIDEEMPVVFIATQNSSYEKVISNIQEVKARKGKVIAIVTQGDTEVRKMADYCIEIPDANEAFLPLLATIPLQLLSYHIAVMRGCNVDQPRNLAKSVTVE; encoded by the coding sequence ATGTGTGGAATAGTAGGCTATATTGGCTACAGAGAAGCCTGGCCAATTGTACTAAAAGGTCTTAAAAGATTAGAGTACCGGGGGTATGATAGTGCTGGTATAGCACTGATGAATAATAGTGGTCAGCATATTTATAAAAAAGCCGGCAAGGTAGCGGTTTTAGAAGAATATGCCGAAGCTAAAGATAAGTCGGGTACAATTGGAATGGGCCACACGCGATGGGCAACACATGGTGTACCTTCTGATCGCAACTCTCACCCACATACTTCTAATAACGAAAAGCTTTCTATTATCCATAATGGGATTATAGAAAACTACGCCACCTTAAAGGAAGAACTAACCAGCCGTGGGCACGAATTTAAAAGTGACACGGATACAGAGGTCTTGATACACCTGATTGAAGAAATCCAGGAAATTGAACAGATTGATCTTTTAGAAGCTGTTCGTTTGGCTTTACAGGAAGTGAACGGTGCCTATGCCATCGTGATTATGGATAGGGAACACCCGGATCGTTTAATTGTTGCAAGGAAAGGTAGTCCCATGGTAATTGGTGTTGGCGCAGGTGAATATTTTATTGCCTCTGATGCGACACCCATTATAGAATATACCAAAAACGTAATTTATCTAAAGGATGGTGAAATCGCCCTGATTACCAAAGATGACCTTTTGGTTAAGCAATTGGATAACGTAGTGCAAACACCGTTAATTCAAGAGTTACAGTTAAAGCTTGAGATGCTGGAGAAGGGCGGCTTTGATCACTTTATGTTGAAGGAGATTTATGAGCAGCCACGCTCAATTAAGGATTGTATGCGTGGACGTATTTATCCTGAAGAAGGAAAAGTTCAGCTTGGCGGGATCAAAGAATTTGCTGAGAAATTAAAAAATATAGACCGGATTATTATTGTAGCCTGCGGAACCTCGTGGCACGCAGGTTTGGTTGGCGAATACCTTATCGAAGAGTATGCCCGTATTCCTGTTGAGGTGGAGTATGCTTCAGAGTTCAGGTACAGAAACCCGATCATTACTGAAAAAGATGTGGTCATTGCCATTTCACAATCTGGAGAAACGGCCGATACCATGGCTGCCATTGAGATGGCTAAAGAACGTGGAGCAACTATTTTTGGAATTTGCAATGTTGCCGGGGCATCCATCCCACGTTTAACCCATGCCGGCGTTTATACGCACGCCGGACCAGAAATTGGTGTCGCGTCTACAAAAGCATTTACTGCACAGGTAACGGTTTTAACCTTGATGGCCTTTTACATGGCGCAGCAAAAAGGAACCATTACCACTTCAAAATTGATTGAGCTTTTAACGGAATTGGATCATATCCCTGAAAAGATCCAGATAGCGCTGGAGTCGAACGACCTGATTAAAGAGGTAGCAGAAAAGATTAAAGATTCTACTAACTGCTTGTTTTTAGGTAGAGGTAGTGGTTTTCCAGTGGCTTTAGAAGGCGCCTTAAAACTGAAGGAAATTTCTTATATCCATGCAGAAGGTTATCCTGCGGCAGAAATGAAACACGGGCCTATCGCTTTAATTGATGAAGAAATGCCGGTAGTTTTTATTGCTACACAAAACTCATCGTACGAAAAAGTGATCAGTAATATACAGGAGGTAAAAGCCAGAAAAGGAAAAGTAATTGCGATTGTAACCCAAGGCGATACCGAAGTGAGGAAAATGGCAGATTACTGTATCGAAATTCCTGATGCAAACGAGGCTTTCCTACCTTTATTAGCAACTATTCCACTCCAGTTATTATCATACCATATTGCGGTGATGAGGGGCTGTAATGTAGACCAGCCCAGAAACCTGGCTAAATCGGTAACTGTAGAATAA
- a CDS encoding YafY family protein, protein MNRIDRLFGILTLLQSKKYITAEKIAERFDMSVRTVYRDIKALGEQGIPVSFEQHKGYYLVQGYFLPPVSFNMDEANALLLVESLVNGFADNSIRTHYSTALTKVKAVLKTGQKEKLETLNQHIKLQIPERLNFNFEYLSLIQHAISEKHLIELDYKNNKEEVSKREVEPIGLIFYAFSWHLIAWCHYRNEYRDFNLTRIICLKNLGIPFKKTQHMPLSEYMHLLPVNY, encoded by the coding sequence ATGAACCGCATCGACCGACTTTTCGGAATCCTAACCCTGCTTCAATCCAAAAAATACATTACTGCAGAAAAAATTGCGGAAAGGTTTGATATGAGTGTGCGTACGGTTTATCGCGATATTAAAGCATTAGGCGAACAGGGTATACCAGTAAGTTTTGAGCAGCATAAAGGTTATTATCTAGTTCAAGGTTATTTTCTGCCACCTGTTTCTTTTAATATGGATGAGGCCAACGCACTGCTGTTGGTTGAAAGTTTAGTGAATGGATTTGCCGATAATTCTATCCGCACCCATTATTCTACGGCATTGACAAAGGTAAAAGCAGTATTAAAAACGGGTCAAAAGGAAAAGCTCGAAACTTTAAATCAACATATTAAATTGCAGATTCCGGAAAGGTTAAATTTTAACTTCGAATACCTGTCGCTTATTCAGCACGCCATTTCCGAAAAACACCTGATCGAACTGGATTATAAAAACAATAAGGAAGAAGTAAGCAAACGAGAAGTAGAGCCAATTGGCCTAATTTTCTATGCCTTCAGCTGGCATTTAATTGCCTGGTGCCACTACCGGAACGAATACCGTGATTTTAACTTGACCCGGATTATCTGCCTTAAAAACCTGGGCATTCCTTTCAAAAAAACGCAGCACATGCCACTGAGCGAGTACATGCATCTACTTCCTGTAAATTATTAA